GTCACGTGCCCAACCGCGACGATGCCGTCGACATCAGCGTCCCTGGCATGGCGAACATGCGTGTTCATCGCTCACCCCAGCCAGTCTTCGAGCTCCATGCCGCTCAGGACCGCGGCGGGGTGGGGGCCTGCGGCCAGGAGGGCTTCCGTCCAGGCGGCGGGCCACGGTTCGGTGCGGGCCGCGAACACGATGTTGCCCGGGTAGCGTGCGGCGAGCATGCCCGTCTCGCAGAGGGCCGCGACCCCACCGGGGAAGACCTCCAGGAGTGCCCTGCCCTGGCTGCGGATGAGGGTGAAGGGCGGGTCGTCGCCGACGTTGACCAGGAAGAGCCCGCCCGGTTCGAGCCGCTCCGCCACTTCGCCGTAGAAGTCCGCCGACGCGAGATGCGCCGGAGCCTCCGGACCGGAGAAGACATCCAGCACCACGACGTCGAAGCGCCGCGTCCCGCCGTCGGCCTCCGGTTCCAGTGCCGCGAACTCCGCCCGCGCATCGCCCAGCGCCATCTCCAGCCGGGTGCCCTCGGGCAGGGGCAGTTCCGTCAGGACGAAGTCCGGCAGCTCGCGCTCCAGCTCCACGGCCCACTGGCGCGAACCGGGGCGCGTGTGCTGCAGATACCGGGGCAGGGTGAGGGCGCCGGCGCCGAGGTGCGCGGCCGTCACGGGCTGTCCGGGCGGCGCCACGAGGTCCGTCGCGTGGGCCATGCGGGCGAGGTACTCGTAGAAGATCTGGCCCGGGTCGGCCAGGTTCACGTGGGACTGCTCGGCGCCGCCCAGTGCGAGGATCGCCGACCCGGGCACCAGGGTGTCCGGCTCGATGCTCGCGTGGACACCACTGGCCCGGAGGTACCGCGAGCTCATCGGCTCACCGCTGAGGACTGGCCCAGCGCCTCGCTCAGCCCGCCGAGGCGGGCGACCGCCTCACGGAGCACCGGCTCGCGCTTGCAGAAGGCGAAGCGGAGCAGACTCGCGGTGCGGCGCGCGCCGTCGTCGTGGCAGAAGACCGAGAGCGGGATGGCGGCCACCCCGATGCGTTCCGGCATCAGCCGCGCGAGGGCGGCGGCGTCGTGGAAACCCAGGGGAGCGGTGTCCACCGTCACCAAGTAGGTGCCCTGCGGCTCGTACACGGTGAACCCGGCGGCCCGCAGGCCGTCCGAGAGGAGGTCCCGTTTCCCGCGCAGCGTTTCGGCGAAGCCGCGGTAGAGGGAGTCGTCCAGGTTGAGAGCCGACGCCACGGCGCCCTGGAACGGCGTCCCCGAACTGTAGCTCAGGAACTGCTTGACGGTGCGGGCGGCCGCGACCAGGGGAGCGGGACCGCTCAGCCAGCCGATCTTCCAGCCGGTGAAGGAGAACGTCTTGCCGGCCGACGAGACCGTGAGGGTGCGGTCGAAGGCGCCGGGACGCGTCGCGATGGGCACGTGGGGGACGTCGAAGGTCAGGTGCTCGTAGACCTCGTCGCTCAGGATCACCGCGTCATGCCGCGTGGCCTGCTCGACGATCAGGTCGAGCACCTCCGTCCCGAACACCACGCCGCACGGGTTGTGAGGGTTGTTGAGGATCACCAGGCGCGTCCGCGGACCGAACGCGGCGGCGAGTTCCTCCGGGTCCGGCTGGAAGTCCGGGGCGCGGAGCGGGACGGTGCGGTGCACGCCGCCCGCCAGGGCGATCATCGCCCCGTACGAGTCATAGAACGGCTCGAACGTCACCACTTCATCCCCCGGGCGCACGACGGCGAGGATCGCCGCCGCGATCGCCTCGGTGGCGCCGGTGGTGACCACGACCTGGGTCTCCGGATCGAGCCCGATCCCGTAGAAGCGGCGCTGGTGTCCGGCGATGGCCTCCCGCAGCGGCAGGATCCCCTTGCCCGGCGCGTACTGGTTCTCGCCGCGGGCGATCGCCTCCTGGGCGAGCTCGCGGATGGGTCCTGGGCCGTCCTCGTCGGGGAACCCCTGGCCCAGGTTGATCGCCTGGTGGCGGACCGCCAGGCCCGTCATCTCCTCGAAGATGGTCGTCCCCAGGGAGCCGTCGGCGCCGACGAGGTTCGCTCCCCGAGCCGCGTCCATCCACGGGGAGTCCGTCAGCCAGGGGATGTCTTCTGCTGGGGTCACGTGAGGTGCCTGCTTCGCATGGTGCCGCTCCTGGCGTCCACGCCCGTGCATCACGTCGTGGGCCCTGGGAGGAGGCGCGGCGCGCCCCTGTCGGTCATGCTATCCCGGGCACCTCTGCTGTAGCGTCGAGACATGCGTCGTGCTGTGTGCCCCGGTTCCTTCGATCCCATCCATCATGGGCATCTCGAGGTGATCGCGCGTGCCGCGAACATCTTCGATGAAGTGGTGGTGGCCGTGTCGACCAACCCTGCCAAGAAGTACCGCTTCACGCTGGAGGAGCGGCTCGACATGGCACGGGAGACGCTCGGTTATCTGAGCGGGATCATCGTGGAGCCGATGGGAGAGGGCCTGCTCGCCGAGTACTGCCACCGCCGCGGAGCGAGTGCCATCGTCAAGGGCCTCCGTTCGTCGAGTGATTTCGACTACGAACTCCCGATGGCCACCATGAACCGGCAGCTCTCCGGTGTGGAGACGGTCTTCCTCGCCGCGGAGGGCCGTTTCACCCACATCTCCTCCTCCCTCATCAAGGAAGTGGACTCGCTGGGCGGGGACATCTCCGACTTCGTGCCCCGTGCCGTGCTCAAGCGGCTCGGCGGCGGCGCGCCGAAGGCCTGAGACCCGGCGGTTAAGGGTAGGATTTCTGGGTGAACGGACCAGGCTGAGGCCTGCGGTTTGAGTCAAGTGCCTGCCTCACGCTAAGATGGTTCGTCGGTCCTATGTTCTTTCAGGAGTTCTCATCAAACGCGATCACCGCACACCTTTGACTATCGACGTCAAGGATCTTGGGCGCAGCCCAGGCAGCATGCGGACCCTGGAAGAGCAAGTGCCAGCACCAAGTGATCTTGGTGTGCCGCTCATTGGCGTGAAGGAAGGTTCCCCCGTGGAGCTGGACTTGAGGCTGGAGTCCGTACACGAAGGAATTCTGGTATCGGGAACCGCGGATGTCCTCATCGAGGGCGAATGCGGCCGCTGCCTGGATCCCCTTGCGTATGACCAGCGCGTCACTGTGCAAGAGCTTTTCTTCTACCCGGACCACGTGTCCGAGGCAGAGGGAGACGATGAAGAGCAACGTCGAGTCGAGCACGATGAGATCGATCTTGAGCCGGTGTTGCGGGATGCGGTAGTGACTGCGCTGCCCTTCCAGCCGGTGTGCCGGGAAGATTGTCAGGGGCTGTGTTCCGAATGCGGAATTCGCCTTGACGATGAGCCGGGGCACCACCACGAGGTATTGGATCCTCGCTGGGCTGCCCTCGCGAATTTGCAAGGCCAAACCGGCAAAACCGATTGATTCAGTGTTGGACCCAAGTTCAGAGATGGACTGAGAGAGAAAAGAGTTAGCCGTGGCTGTTCCCAAGCGGAAGATGTCTCGCTCGAATACCCGTGCCCGCCGCTCCCAGTGGAAGGCTGCCGCCCCCAACCTGGTGAAGACCGTTGAGAACGGCCGCGTCACCTACAGCCTGCCGCACCAGGCCAAGGTTGTGACCGACTCCGCCGGTACCGAGCTCTTCCTGGAGTACAAGGGCCGCAAGGTCGCTGACGTCTAATCCGCCCCCGGCTGATATGACGTCTTCACCCGAAGACCTGATGAAGCGTCTCGGCGTCACTCTTGACGCCGAGACGCTTCGTCTTGCACTCACACACCGGTCCTATGCCTACGAGAACGGCGGGATCCCCACCAACGAGCGCCTGGAGTTCCTGGGCGACTCGATCCTGGGATTCTCCGTGACCGACGCGCTGTACCGTGATTACCCGGATCTGCCGGAGGGCGAGCTGGCCAAGCGCCGCTCCGCCGTCGTCAGCACCCGGGCGCTGGCCGGCGTCGCGCGCCAGCTCGGCGTCGGGGAGCACATCTACCTGGGCCAGGGCGAGAAGCGCACCAACGGGATGGACAAGGCTTCCATCCTCGCGGACACGATGGAGGCCCTGATCGGCGCCTGCTACCTGAACCACGGGATCGACGTCGCGCGGGACATGGTCATGCGCCTCATGGGTCCCCTTCTGACGGATGCCGCCGCGCTGGGCGCGGCCACCGACTGGAAGACCTACATCCAGGAGTACGCGGCCAGCCGTCAGCTCGGCCCCGTCCTTTACGAGGTCACCGGTTCCGGCCCGGACCATGCCCGGGTCTTCCAGGCCGTGCTCATGATGGGCGGCACCGCCTACGGCACCGGCCACGGCAATTCCAAGAAGGAAGCCGAACAGGAAGCCGCGGGTGACGCCTGGCGTCACCTGAACCCCGCTCCGGTCGAATCCTGATCCATGCCTGAGCTGCCCGAAGTCGAGGTGGTGCGCTCCGGCCTGGAGCGGTGGGCGGTCGGCCGCCGCATCGAACACGCGGAAGTGCTCGACGCGCGGAGCATCCGCCGCCACGACGGCGCGCCTTCCCACTTCACCTCCTCCCTCGGCGGCGCCCGCATCAACGCGGCCGTCCGCCGTGGCAAGTACCTCTGGCTTCTGCTCGAGCCGGCCGGGGGAGAGACCGATCCTCCCGGCCCGTTCCCGGCCACCGCGCTCCTGGCCCATCTCGGCATGAGCGGCCAGCTGCTCCTCGAAGAGCCGGACGCCCCGGATGAGAAGCATCTGAAGGTCCGTCTGGGACTCAGCCCGAGTCCCGGGATGCCGGACGAGCTGCGGTTCGTGGACCAGCGCATCTTCGGCGGGCTGTCCGTCACCTCCCTCGTGCCCACGCTCGACGGCCTGCCCGGCGGGCGTGGTTCCGAGGCGCCGCTTCTGCCCGGCGAGGTCCGGAACATCGCCCGGGATCTGCTCGATCCCCACTTCGATCCCGAGGCCGTGCACCGGGTGCTCATCCGCCGTCGCAGTACGGTCAAGCGAGCTCTGCTGGACCAGAACCTCCTGTCCGGCGTGGGCAACATCTACGCCGACGAGGCCCTGTGGGCGGCCCGTCTGCACGGCGAACGCTCGACGGCGACCCTGCGGCGTCCCGAGACCTTCCGGCTCCTCGACGCGTGCCGCGAGGTCATGGAACGGGCCCTGGCCGCGGGCGGCACCAGCTTCGACTCCCTGTACGTGAACGTGAACGGGGCGTCGGGTTACTTCTCCCGGTCTCT
This portion of the Arthrobacter woluwensis genome encodes:
- a CDS encoding spermidine synthase is translated as MSSRYLRASGVHASIEPDTLVPGSAILALGGAEQSHVNLADPGQIFYEYLARMAHATDLVAPPGQPVTAAHLGAGALTLPRYLQHTRPGSRQWAVELERELPDFVLTELPLPEGTRLEMALGDARAEFAALEPEADGGTRRFDVVVLDVFSGPEAPAHLASADFYGEVAERLEPGGLFLVNVGDDPPFTLIRSQGRALLEVFPGGVAALCETGMLAARYPGNIVFAARTEPWPAAWTEALLAAGPHPAAVLSGMELEDWLG
- a CDS encoding aminotransferase class I/II-fold pyridoxal phosphate-dependent enzyme yields the protein MDAARGANLVGADGSLGTTIFEEMTGLAVRHQAINLGQGFPDEDGPGPIRELAQEAIARGENQYAPGKGILPLREAIAGHQRRFYGIGLDPETQVVVTTGATEAIAAAILAVVRPGDEVVTFEPFYDSYGAMIALAGGVHRTVPLRAPDFQPDPEELAAAFGPRTRLVILNNPHNPCGVVFGTEVLDLIVEQATRHDAVILSDEVYEHLTFDVPHVPIATRPGAFDRTLTVSSAGKTFSFTGWKIGWLSGPAPLVAAARTVKQFLSYSSGTPFQGAVASALNLDDSLYRGFAETLRGKRDLLSDGLRAAGFTVYEPQGTYLVTVDTAPLGFHDAAALARLMPERIGVAAIPLSVFCHDDGARRTASLLRFAFCKREPVLREAVARLGGLSEALGQSSAVSR
- the coaD gene encoding pantetheine-phosphate adenylyltransferase, translating into MRRAVCPGSFDPIHHGHLEVIARAANIFDEVVVAVSTNPAKKYRFTLEERLDMARETLGYLSGIIVEPMGEGLLAEYCHRRGASAIVKGLRSSSDFDYELPMATMNRQLSGVETVFLAAEGRFTHISSSLIKEVDSLGGDISDFVPRAVLKRLGGGAPKA
- a CDS encoding YceD family protein; this translates as MTIDVKDLGRSPGSMRTLEEQVPAPSDLGVPLIGVKEGSPVELDLRLESVHEGILVSGTADVLIEGECGRCLDPLAYDQRVTVQELFFYPDHVSEAEGDDEEQRRVEHDEIDLEPVLRDAVVTALPFQPVCREDCQGLCSECGIRLDDEPGHHHEVLDPRWAALANLQGQTGKTD
- the rpmF gene encoding 50S ribosomal protein L32 — protein: MAVPKRKMSRSNTRARRSQWKAAAPNLVKTVENGRVTYSLPHQAKVVTDSAGTELFLEYKGRKVADV
- the rnc gene encoding ribonuclease III, which encodes MTSSPEDLMKRLGVTLDAETLRLALTHRSYAYENGGIPTNERLEFLGDSILGFSVTDALYRDYPDLPEGELAKRRSAVVSTRALAGVARQLGVGEHIYLGQGEKRTNGMDKASILADTMEALIGACYLNHGIDVARDMVMRLMGPLLTDAAALGAATDWKTYIQEYAASRQLGPVLYEVTGSGPDHARVFQAVLMMGGTAYGTGHGNSKKEAEQEAAGDAWRHLNPAPVES
- the mutM gene encoding bifunctional DNA-formamidopyrimidine glycosylase/DNA-(apurinic or apyrimidinic site) lyase — encoded protein: MPELPEVEVVRSGLERWAVGRRIEHAEVLDARSIRRHDGAPSHFTSSLGGARINAAVRRGKYLWLLLEPAGGETDPPGPFPATALLAHLGMSGQLLLEEPDAPDEKHLKVRLGLSPSPGMPDELRFVDQRIFGGLSVTSLVPTLDGLPGGRGSEAPLLPGEVRNIARDLLDPHFDPEAVHRVLIRRRSTVKRALLDQNLLSGVGNIYADEALWAARLHGERSTATLRRPETFRLLDACREVMERALAAGGTSFDSLYVNVNGASGYFSRSLNAYGREGQPCLRCAAEGRETFIRRASFMNRSSYFCPKCQPVPRGRRAE